In Dasypus novemcinctus isolate mDasNov1 chromosome 10, mDasNov1.1.hap2, whole genome shotgun sequence, one DNA window encodes the following:
- the LOC101431317 gene encoding olfactory receptor 8J3-like, whose amino-acid sequence MAPGNFTRVTEFILMGVSENPELQIPLFLVFLVIYGLTVAGNLGIITLTSVDSQLQTPMYFFLRHLAIINLSNSTVIAPKMLINFLAKKKITSYYECATQLGGFLVFIVAEIFMLAVMAYDRYVAICNPLLYMVVVSPWICLLLVSLTYLYSLSTAIVVSSCVFSVSYCSSNVINHFYCDNVPLLALSCSDTYFPETVVFISSATNLFFSITIVLVSYLNIVLSILKIRSLEGRKKAFSTCASHIMAVTVFYGTLLFMYLQPHSNHSLDTDKMASVFYTLVIPMLNPLIYSLRNKDVKAALKRLLKNPCSSFKSVSI is encoded by the coding sequence ATGGCTCCTGGAAATTTCACTCGGGTGACAGAGTTCATTCTCATGGGTGTCTCAGAGAATCCAGAGCTCCAGATTCCCCTCTTCCTGGTCTTCCTGGTGATCTATGGGCTGACGGTGGCAGGGAACCTGGGCATCATAACCCTCACTAGTGTTGACTCTCAACTTCAAactcccatgtattttttcctccgACATTTGGCAATCATCAACCTTAGCAATTCTACTGTAATTGCCCCTAAAATGCTCATTAATTTCTtagcaaagaagaaaatcaccTCCTACTATGAATGTGCCACTCAACTGGGTGGTTTCTTGGTTTTCATTGTGGCTGAGATTTTCATGCTagctgtgatggcctatgaccgctatgtggccatttgCAATCCCCTGCTCTACATGGTGGTGGTATCTCCATGGATCTGCCTTCTCCTAGTGTCCCTCACATACCTCTATAGCCTTTCTACAGCTATTGTGGTTTCATcatgtgtgttttctgtgtcttacTGTTCTTCCAATGTAATCAATCATTTTTACTGTGATAATGTTCCTCTGTTAGCATTGTCCTGCTCTGATACTTACTTTCCAGAAAcagtagtctttatttcttcagctacaaatttatttttctctataacTATAGTTTTAGTATCCTATCTCAACATTGTCTTGTCCATTTTAAAGATACGTTCtttagaaggaaggaagaaagcctTCTCCACCTGTGCTTCTCATATAATGGCAGTCACAGTTTTCTATGGGACACTGCTATTCATGTATTTGCAGCCTCACAGTAATCATTCATTAGACACTGATAAAATGGCTTCAGTGTTTTATACTTTGGTGATACCCATGCTAAATCCCTTAATCTACAGCCTGCGAAATAAGGATGTGAAGGCTGCGTTAAAGAGACTCCTGAAAAATCCATGTTCTTCCTTTAAATCAGTGTCAATTTAG